GTGTGTGAATGGACAGCTCCGGGCTCATCGCAGTCACAGGAGGTGATGCAGCAGGCAGACGTGTCTGCTTTGCGTCTGCTGGAGGTTTTGCTGATGACTCTACCGCAGACGCTTCTGCAGACATACGCTCTTACCATTACCAGCTATGGCTTCTCGTCTCCAGGTCAGTCCTGAGCTCAGTTACAGActgaaacctgtttgaaaacagtcattgCATTTCTAAACTCTTATAGATAACcgtgtgtgttttttgtctgCAGTTGCTCTGTGCGGTGTCGTGTGTTTGTTCTCGCTCTCCTGGGCGCTGGTGCTCTACAGTCGGGCCTGTTGCTTGATCCGTCCTGGGCATTTGCAGATGCCGCCAGCTGCGCTCCTGTGCCAGCTGCTGTGGAGGGCAGGCATGTTAGCCGCCCGCTTCACCAGCCTCGCCCTGTTTACCCGCACCTTCGGCTGCTGGGTCATCGGGGTCGTGGGTGAGTCTGAATGAAGATTATAGATGTGCGCGCTCAGGTTTTGTTAGTAAATTATCAATGACGTATCTGAAGGAATGTAcactttggggtcagtaagaaattaatacttttattcaacattaataataataataaatgttccctgagcagcaaatcagcatattagaatgatttctgaaggatcatgtgacattgaagactggagtaatgatgctgaaaattcagctttgatcacaggaataaattacattttaaaattcgAATAGTAAAcagtttaaattgtaataatatttcacaatattactgtttttactgtatttttgatcaaataaatgcagctttggtgagtagaagaaacattaaaaaatcttgctgatcacaaacttttgaattgtagtGTATGATTTCATGCTacaatcaaaagaaaaaaattgcaccaaaaaaagaagaaatatatatttaaaaaaataataataataattagcacaaatgatatttttgttatattgtgacattattttattgaaaattaagTGCATTCCCCCCACAGCTTATGAACCGCCTCTATAGCATCCCTCAGTTCGTAGAAAATACGTTTTTTAATCTTTGTGTGTCTCATTTTCTCCCAGCGTCTCATTGGTTGATGGCTGCGCTGTGGTTGGTCTCCCAGCAGACTGATATATATGTGGGTCAGTGGTCATGGCGCGTGTTTAACATCATTCTGGGAGGCGTACACATCTTCCTGTTTCTCAACGTGAAGGACGGACCATCCCGGTTCCGGATGGCAGGATTCTATAcggtacaaacacacacacaatcttaATGAGAGAATGAGATATATTTGTATTAATGTTTTGATCTGTTTTTCTAACACTCTCTATTGAGCCTATCAATATGCAGAAAATGAATATGTATTTAAAGGAATAGAGCATGCATTATTTGGAGCTGTTCCTTTAAGCAATGGAGTGACAGCTCTGTTGTTTCTGTGCTGTGTAGGTGATGCTGCTGGAGAATGTTACACTGATATTGGCTGCATCTGACATCCTGACTGATGCATCATGGGATAGCCTGACCGTCCCCACTGCTGTGCTGTGCAGCTTTCTGCTCGGTGAGAGTCTGTGTGTGCGTAAGACAGATCTCAGTAACAATTGTGTcatattatgaaaaataatgtaGACACCCAGAATAAACAATGAAAGTGTTTTGAGTTTTTATGTTCAGTAAtggttaaaggcacaatatgtaagatttgtagattaaaatatccaaaacccACTAGagcagtgttatatattttgttgaaatatatcttttatattgtcatatatatatatatatatatatatatatatatatatatatatatatatatatatatatatatatatatatatatatatatatatatatatatataatttgaacCAGGACATGGACTGTGTCCGTGCGtcacctatcaatgacatcatacccgcgttaccctcgatttccgtCTATTTTGTAagaaccatggaaacaccagaGACGCTTTATTATATTCTATGtatttattagacaggtgagcaacggtttggatacatttatagacagaaaactaatcatgttatatagctcaacacagtaagtcttattcTTTAGATCTCGTTTCTTGATTTACCGTGAGTACCATGTATTACCATGCCTAAAATCGAtgtagcttactgcagtgtgcattaagtgtctcatagcagccgaCGAGCGAGCAcagagtagcactataacaactttatacacactcaaatgtatctaatatgataaacagcgctgcgttACCTCTCATACACTTGACTGGAAGAAGCAAAAGCAGTgactgtgacataataaaagtcccactgctctctcgtctctcattagcaatcgctccagcggcctcgttcagctctcacaataatctcatccatgaacacgATTTCTGCTCGAATCCCGTCCCAGTTCTTTCCCCCGGCTGTGgtcgtgaagacaacacctctcATCATTCCGCAAAATCAaagcatcatcaagctacgcctttgttttgaataagtgacctctagtggcgagAATTTATGTAGTGTGCCTTTAAtgtgcatttttcatttattctgCATTGGGTTTGATCATTTGCActgaaataaaagtatttttcgcttaaatatatttcattaaataaaaacactttCTGTGTATAAAATAACCGGTATGATGCAAAAGTAAAAAATGCTCTTTATGAATAACCACATACTGGTATgccaaaccttttttttttaaaaaatgcaagtgCTTTGCAACACAATTGAATTTGCTAATCTTCCTTTTCTGAAATTTACCATGGTatgttatacatttaagtaccataccatataaattaaaataccaTATAGACTAAAATGGTTAAATTAAGAGTGTAAGCTGTTTGAaaccaagatttttttttaatgttttggaaAGATGTCTCTTATTTTCACAATGGCTACATCTATATAATGAAGTTAAAGcagtaatattgagaaatatttttagaaattaaaatatatgttttaaatttgaatatgttttaaaatgtaatttattcctgtgatcaaagctgaattttcagcatcattactccagtcttcagtgtcacatgatccttcagaaatcattctaatatgctgatttgctgctcaagaaacattgctgattattatcaatgttgaaaacagttgtgctgcttcatatttttgtggaaaccacaatttttttttcaagatttcagttcaaaagaacagcatttatttgaaatagaagtcTTGAGATTAATGCAGAAATGAAAGTGCAATTTTACCATTATTAGTCATTTTAACTGtttgattaaacattattatGATTAAAACATCAGATCTGTTAAAGCTCCGCTCTCTTCTGGatcttatttgcatttaaagggacacacacaaaaacagtgtttttgctcacacccaaataagggcaaatttgacaagctataataaatgatctgtggggtattttgagctgaaacttcacagacacgttctgGGGACACGAGAttgcatcttgtaaaaggggcattataggttgTCTTTAATTTTATAACTCTCTATCTTTCTCAGGTTTGACATCCCTGATGTTGTACTATCGTTTCCTGCATCCCAAATCCACTGAAATCTCTCAGGGTTTGCATCAGCGGGCACACATGGGCCGAGAGTGTCTTCAGCAGGGCAATTCATCCTTCTCTCTGGGGGACAAAAGTCTTCCTCTGGCCCCTCTTCCTATGCTCTTCCCATCCTCTCATCCTTCCTTCTCCCTCTCTGGGATTCCCGGCTCTCTGCTGGAGCATCCCGGGAGCTGCGGCGTGAAGCCGGATGGGGAGTGCCGCCACCATCACTGGTTGCTGATCCGACTCGCCCTGAAAACCGGTGACCCGGGTAAGATTAACGGGGCGTATGGGGCGGGTGGAGTATCCAGAATACTGATGGTGGATCAGAAGGGAGAAATTATAGAAGATGGGTGTGTGTCCACCTCGGAAAGCCGGGACGACACAATGGCGCCGCTGTCCGACTGCAGGGAAGAGTTTGAGAGCGTGAGCGAAGCCAGAGCGGAAGAGGAAGCAGATGAGGATGACAGTCTCGAAATGGAGAGCCCATTAGAGTCGCCCGTCTCCGAGTGCAAGAGGAGCTCGCCGGAGGGAAAGTCTGTGTTTGGGGACAGTCCTGAACCCAATTACTGCCCCACCGAATCCAGCTCCACTTTATACTTCAGCGCCGACCCACAATCCCCGAGCAGCTCCAGTAACCCGCG
This genomic window from Chanodichthys erythropterus isolate Z2021 chromosome 4, ASM2448905v1, whole genome shotgun sequence contains:
- the LOC137019207 gene encoding XK-related protein 5-like isoform X3, yielding MLPGSLVQVLSFRWYRADGDKRTGHNFIIHTLHLGIFKRFWDCGVCEWTAPGSSQSQEVMQQADVSALRLLEVLLMTLPQTLLQTYALTITSYGFSSPVALCGVVCLFSLSWALVLYSRACCLIRPGHLQMPPAALLCQLLWRAGMLAARFTSLALFTRTFGCWVIGVVASHWLMAALWLVSQQTDIYVGQWSWRVFNIILGGVHIFLFLNVKDGPSRFRMAGFYTVMLLENVTLILAASDILTDASWDSLTVPTAVLCSFLLGLTSLMLYYRFLHPKSTEISQGLHQRAHMGRECLQQGNSSFSLGDKSLPLAPLPMLFPSSHPSFSLSGIPGSLLEHPGSCGVKPDGECRHHHWLLIRLALKTGDPGKINGAYGAGGVSRILMVDQKGEIIEDGCVSTSESRDDTMAPLSDCREEFESVSEARAEEEADEDDSLEMESPLESPVSECKRSSPEGKSVFGDSPEPNYCPTESSSTLYFSADPQSPSSSSNPRLDRETAFGFGSGTGLETLDELSPIPIDGGPHRDLVRGLLGRAGPCYTSAPGLNGESSGSHLRGPRRQVVLSRRGPEEDGGF
- the LOC137019207 gene encoding XK-related protein 5-like isoform X1; its protein translation is MPVTERRGCGAWSSCWRVLLLAASALVLLAERAALVCCLGFYLWQEELCLAGLTFALMLPGSLVQVLSFRWYRADGDKRTGHNFIIHTLHLGIFKRFWDCGVCEWTAPGSSQSQEVMQQADVSALRLLEVLLMTLPQTLLQTYALTITSYGFSSPVALCGVVCLFSLSWALVLYSRACCLIRPGHLQMPPAALLCQLLWRAGMLAARFTSLALFTRTFGCWVIGVVASHWLMAALWLVSQQTDIYVGQWSWRVFNIILGGVHIFLFLNVKDGPSRFRMAGFYTVMLLENVTLILAASDILTDASWDSLTVPTAVLCSFLLGLTSLMLYYRFLHPKSTEISQGLHQRAHMGRECLQQGNSSFSLGDKSLPLAPLPMLFPSSHPSFSLSGIPGSLLEHPGSCGVKPDGECRHHHWLLIRLALKTGDPGKINGAYGAGGVSRILMVDQKGEIIEDGCVSTSESRDDTMAPLSDCREEFESVSEARAEEEADEDDSLEMESPLESPVSECKRSSPEGKSVFGDSPEPNYCPTESSSTLYFSADPQSPSSSSNPRLDRETAFGFGSGTGLETLDELSPIPIDGGPHRDLVRGLLGRAGPCYTSAPGLNGESSGSHLRGPRRQVVLSRRGPEEDGGF